A window of Phragmites australis chromosome 2, lpPhrAust1.1, whole genome shotgun sequence genomic DNA:
GTTTGGGGGATCCCATGCTTTTGGAACCATTCTGGCATATGAAACCTTTCGTGCAATACAGGTCTGACATCTTTCTGGAGCGAAAGATGCTTCAGAAGTGGAAGTATAACTGCCATGAGCTGAAATGTTTGAACAAGACAAAATCAGTATGACAGTAGAAACTAGAAGTCCAGATCCAATGAGCAATTGGTGATCATTATCAGTTACCTGATCATCAGAATGTTGTCCAGCTGAAAATGGAACACAAGGTATTCCATTCAAAGGCTGCAAAATGAAACTGAATGGATTGTTGTCAACAATGACAATTCTGCAGAAATCTTTTGATAGGCAAGAAAGATCTTTCACATGTTCTCTATATTCCCTGCAATCATGCAACCCATTGATGTCAGACATTGATGGCTCAGGTTATCGACAAACAAGTATTATATGCAATCTATCAGTCAATCAGGTACAGAAAAACATCAATAAATGAGCATATTATGTTGAATAACTCAGTATATCaacacaaacatgcatgctaaagCAAAGCATCCATGGTTTGTTACTAAAGATATTCCAAGAAGCACCTTACCagaaacaaagagaaaaaaacacaGGCAATGAACACAGTACAATGCAAGTGCACATCGCATATAATGTCAAAAGTTTGGAGTGCAGGTTCTCTGATAAATGCTTGGTAAAGAAGATGAAATGAATGCTAAAATCACTTCAAAAACAACAGATAGTTTAATCATTTCAATGATGATTCCAACAGAGCATGGATGCTTAACTATGAAAGACGGTGTTGAGCCAAATTATAAACAACCCATGCATTCCATGTGCATAAACTGATCACCATAGATTGCTGTGTACAAGCATTGGCTATGATCTGTTTTTTGCACCTAGAAAGGTGCGGGTTTACTAACTAATTTTGCACACACCCTAATAAGCAAGGTAACAGATCCCAGCACACCAAGATGCAGTAACAACAACACGGTGGTACACATCATCTGTATCCATAGGAAAGTTAATGTGACTTACGTGGTAACAGTCGATGGGCGATAGAGACGGAGTCTGAATCTATTGTGAACATCTATTCTGTCAACTAATGGTCTAGCATAACCTGAGAAGAAACATGGGCAGGTTAGATGAGGACACGAGCTGAAACAGATCGGACTCGTATGGTGAAGAAAAATAACAGCAGTCAGCATACCTTCTAAACCTGCTGTAAAGAGGATAAGATCTGCAAATTCGCTTGTTTTCTGCAAGAACTCATGCAAACCAGGACGCTCGAAAACAGTCACATGATTCACCTTCTGTTTTCCCTCAACATCCTTTTAAATTTACACAAGCAAAAGTTCCTTAATCAGTTGTAATTCAAATGAGTAAACAaatgaagtagcaaaagcagaAGTTTGTTACCTTATCAGACGATATGCACTC
This region includes:
- the LOC133909072 gene encoding uncharacterized protein LOC133909072 isoform X2, producing the protein MAAAEVYAPTAAAAAAAQQQQRGKAASQAWRAVVGWIGFLIQVLLQILRGTPSCAQLLSFVGFRYPLLSAPAASEPSPEVAFMPLRSEIPADTAPAPAPPPEPLGRLTVVLDLDETLVSAYESSSLPAIVRTQAVEAGLHCFDMECISSDKDVEGKQKVNHVTVFERPGLHEFLQKTSEFADLILFTAGLEGYARPLVDRIDVHNRFRLRLYRPSTVTTEYREHVKDLSCLSKDFCRIVIVDNNPFSFILQPLNGIPCVPFSAGQHSDDQLMAVILPLLKHLSLQKDVRPVLHERFHMPEWFQKHGIPQTNQAVFSGHEKYWNFG
- the LOC133909072 gene encoding uncharacterized protein LOC133909072 isoform X3, producing the protein MAAAEVYAPTAAAAAAAQQQQRGKAASQAWRAVVGWIGFLIQVLLQILRGTPSCAQLLSFVGFRYPLLSAPAASEPSPEVAFMPLRSEIPADTAPAPAPPPEPLGRLTVVLDLDETLVSAYESSSLPAIVRTQAVEAGLHCFDMECISSDKDVEGKQKVNHVTVFERPGLHEFLQKTSEFADLILFTAGLEGYARPLVDRIDVHNRFRLRLYRPSTVTTEYREHVKDLSCLSKDFCRIVIVDNNPFSFILQPLNGIPCVPFSAGQHSDDQLMAVILPLLKHLSLQKDVRPVLHERFHMPEWFQKHGIPQTNQAV